The Sphingosinithalassobacter sp. CS137 genome includes a region encoding these proteins:
- the rpsR gene encoding 30S ribosomal protein S18, with translation MARPFFRRRKSCPFSAKDAPKIDYKDVRLLQGFVSERGKIVPSRITSVSAKKQRELAQAIKRARHLGLLPYIVK, from the coding sequence ATGGCACGACCCTTTTTCCGCCGCCGCAAGAGCTGCCCCTTCTCCGCGAAGGACGCTCCCAAGATCGATTATAAGGACGTCCGTCTGCTTCAGGGATTCGTCTCCGAGCGTGGCAAGATCGTCCCGTCGCGCATCACTTCGGTGAGCGCGAAAAAGCAGCGCGAGCTGGCCCAGGCCATCAAGCGCGCCCGTCACCTGGGCCTGCTGCCCTACATCGTTAAGTAA
- the mutL gene encoding DNA mismatch repair endonuclease MutL has product MSIRRLPEHLVNRIAAGEVVERPASALKELVENAIDAGASRIAVRLSAGGTDLIEVSDDGCGMHPAEMALALERHATSKLPDDAIDAVETLGFRGEALPSIASVARLTLESRVRGDEGWSRTVDNGTLVSEGPAALPPGTRVRVEDLFGKVPARRKFLRTARAEYAACLDAVRRLALARPDVAFSVEHDGRRVLLVQLGESRPERVAALTDRGLAENSVAIDFVREGLVLGGVASLPTFNRGVADHQYLFVNGRPVKDRLLTGAVRGAYAEMLPRDRHPVVALFLEVPVDAVDVNVHPAKTEVRFRDPALARGLIVSGLRRALDAAGHRSVQRPSEAALGMWRREGDLPSARETGASFFGAPSVGADFESSALRGYVAERRPSFLAPPPQARAADASEPVPQAIDYPLGVARGQVAKTYIVAEAEDGLVLVDQHAAHERLVLERMRRAVGDGGVASQALLLPEVVELDEPACDRLEARVAELADFGLELERFGPRAMLVRATPALLGQGDVTGLVTDLADELASFDQALSLRERLDHVAATMACHGSVRAGRVLGVAEMNALLREMEATPHSGQCNHGRPTWVKLAHGDIEKLFGRR; this is encoded by the coding sequence ATGTCAATACGCCGCTTACCAGAACATCTCGTCAATCGGATCGCTGCGGGCGAAGTCGTTGAGCGTCCCGCCAGTGCGCTGAAGGAACTGGTCGAGAACGCCATCGACGCAGGCGCGTCGCGGATCGCGGTTCGGCTGTCGGCAGGCGGCACCGATCTGATCGAAGTGAGCGACGACGGCTGCGGGATGCATCCTGCCGAAATGGCGCTGGCGCTGGAGCGGCATGCGACCTCGAAGTTGCCCGATGACGCGATCGATGCGGTCGAGACGCTCGGGTTTCGCGGCGAGGCGTTGCCTTCGATCGCCAGCGTGGCGCGGCTGACGCTGGAGAGCCGGGTCCGCGGCGACGAGGGCTGGTCGCGCACCGTCGACAACGGCACGCTCGTTTCCGAAGGGCCGGCGGCGCTGCCTCCCGGAACGCGGGTCCGCGTCGAGGATCTGTTCGGCAAGGTGCCCGCGCGGCGAAAATTCCTGCGTACTGCCCGTGCGGAATATGCCGCCTGCCTCGATGCCGTGCGGCGCCTCGCGCTGGCACGGCCGGACGTCGCCTTTTCGGTGGAGCATGATGGGCGCCGGGTGCTGCTGGTGCAGCTAGGCGAGAGTCGGCCCGAGCGCGTGGCGGCGCTGACCGATCGGGGGCTCGCGGAGAACAGCGTCGCAATCGACTTCGTGCGCGAGGGGCTGGTGCTGGGCGGCGTCGCTAGCCTGCCGACGTTCAACCGCGGAGTCGCCGATCACCAATATCTGTTTGTCAACGGGCGACCGGTGAAGGATCGGCTGCTCACCGGTGCGGTGCGCGGTGCCTATGCCGAGATGCTCCCGCGCGATCGGCATCCCGTGGTCGCGCTCTTCCTCGAAGTGCCGGTCGACGCAGTCGACGTGAACGTTCACCCCGCCAAGACCGAAGTGCGCTTCCGCGATCCGGCGCTCGCGCGGGGCCTCATCGTCAGCGGGCTGCGCCGGGCGCTTGACGCTGCCGGCCACCGCAGCGTCCAGCGCCCCAGCGAGGCGGCGCTCGGCATGTGGCGGCGCGAAGGCGATCTGCCCTCGGCGCGGGAGACGGGCGCATCCTTCTTCGGCGCGCCAAGTGTGGGCGCCGACTTCGAGTCGTCGGCGCTGCGGGGGTACGTTGCGGAGCGGCGGCCTTCCTTCCTGGCGCCGCCGCCGCAGGCGCGCGCAGCGGACGCGAGCGAGCCGGTGCCGCAGGCGATCGACTATCCGCTCGGCGTGGCGCGCGGGCAGGTGGCGAAGACCTATATCGTCGCCGAGGCCGAGGACGGGCTGGTGCTGGTCGATCAGCATGCCGCGCACGAGCGGCTGGTGCTAGAGCGGATGCGCCGCGCCGTCGGCGACGGCGGCGTCGCGAGCCAGGCGCTGTTGCTGCCTGAAGTAGTCGAGCTCGACGAACCAGCGTGCGACAGGCTCGAAGCCCGCGTCGCCGAACTCGCCGATTTCGGGCTCGAGCTCGAGCGATTCGGCCCCAGGGCGATGCTGGTCCGTGCGACGCCTGCACTGCTGGGGCAGGGGGATGTTACCGGGCTGGTTACCGATCTAGCCGACGAACTGGCGAGTTTCGACCAGGCGCTGAGCCTCAGGGAACGGCTCGACCATGTCGCCGCGACGATGGCGTGTCACGGATCGGTCCGCGCGGGCCGCGTGCTCGGCGTGGCAGAGATGAACGCGCTGCTGCGCGAAATGGAAGCGACACCGCATTCGGGCCAGTGCAATCACGGACGCCCGACCTGGGTGAAACTGGCGCATGGCGATATCGAGAAGCTGTTCGGCCGGAGATAG
- the mreC gene encoding rod shape-determining protein MreC, which translates to MAPQRNRRPGFSRRAQYGLFLGYVAAVGGALIGAGLLLLSTFNPPAFAVVRGVFSELTTPVSSVFAWARRSVTGVPEGVSGHFNVRAENARLRKELEDQATLVQRARTLTRENRRLRALLQLREANPESVVAARLVSSTASSTRRYATLNAGSWQGVRSGQPVRGPDGLIGQVIETSPNTARVLLIVDPESIVPVRRMSDGLPAIAAGRGDGLLDIRSASIANVPFRAGDTFVTSGTGGIYSPNIPVARVIRDARDIAIAQPEANPDGLDYALVQETFLPAPPASPADGEAEASNESEAPEEDSAGGNVSGAEGP; encoded by the coding sequence ATGGCGCCGCAACGCAACCGGCGCCCGGGGTTTTCGCGGCGGGCGCAGTATGGGCTCTTCCTAGGCTATGTGGCCGCCGTCGGCGGTGCGCTGATCGGCGCGGGCCTGCTGCTGCTTTCGACGTTCAATCCTCCGGCGTTCGCCGTCGTTCGTGGCGTGTTTTCCGAGCTCACGACTCCGGTTTCGTCGGTGTTTGCCTGGGCCAGGCGCAGCGTCACTGGAGTTCCCGAAGGCGTGTCCGGCCATTTCAACGTGCGGGCGGAGAATGCGCGGCTGCGCAAGGAGCTGGAGGACCAGGCGACGCTGGTGCAGCGTGCGCGCACGCTCACCCGCGAGAACCGTCGACTCCGGGCTCTGCTCCAGTTGCGCGAAGCCAATCCGGAATCGGTGGTGGCGGCCCGACTCGTCAGTTCGACGGCATCGAGCACGCGCCGCTATGCGACTCTCAATGCCGGCAGCTGGCAGGGCGTGCGCAGCGGCCAGCCGGTGCGCGGCCCCGACGGCCTGATCGGGCAGGTGATCGAAACCAGCCCCAACACCGCGCGGGTGCTGCTGATCGTCGACCCCGAGAGCATCGTGCCGGTGCGGCGCATGAGCGACGGCTTGCCTGCGATCGCGGCGGGACGTGGCGACGGCTTGCTCGACATCCGATCGGCGAGCATCGCGAACGTGCCGTTCCGCGCTGGCGACACCTTTGTCACTTCCGGAACGGGCGGCATCTATTCGCCCAACATTCCCGTCGCCCGAGTGATTCGCGATGCGCGCGACATCGCCATCGCGCAGCCCGAAGCGAACCCCGACGGCCTCGACTATGCGCTCGTGCAGGAAACCTTCCTGCCCGCCCCTCCGGCCAGCCCGGCCGATGGCGAGGCAGAAGCTTCCAACGAATCGGAAGCGCCGGAGGAGGATAGCGCCGGGGGCAACGTCAGCGGCGCGGAAGGCCCGTGA
- the rpsF gene encoding 30S ribosomal protein S6: MALYEHVFLARQDLAQAQVDALAETATKIVEDNQGKVVKTETWGLRSLAYRIQKNRKAHYVMLEIDAPAGVVAELERQTSINEDVLRYMTVRVDELEQGPSVMMRKGDRDRRDRGDRGDRGDRGGRGRDRDGDND, from the coding sequence ATGGCTCTGTACGAGCATGTGTTCCTTGCGCGCCAGGATCTGGCACAGGCGCAGGTGGACGCACTGGCGGAAACCGCCACCAAGATCGTCGAGGACAATCAGGGTAAGGTCGTGAAGACCGAGACCTGGGGACTGCGCAGCCTCGCCTATCGCATCCAGAAGAACCGCAAGGCGCATTATGTGATGCTCGAGATCGACGCCCCCGCGGGCGTGGTCGCCGAGCTGGAGCGCCAGACGAGCATCAACGAGGACGTGCTCCGCTACATGACCGTTCGTGTCGACGAGCTCGAGCAGGGCCCGTCGGTGATGATGCGCAAGGGCGACCGGGACCGCCGCGACCGTGGCGATCGCGGAGACCGTGGTGATCGCGGCGGCCGCGGCCGTGACCGCGACGGCGACAACGACTGA
- the mrdA gene encoding penicillin-binding protein 2, producing MSRVTEAAQTFSFSRRAMLLGGAQAGVGLLLAGRMTWLAVFENERYRLLAESNRINLTLTPPRRGWIVDRNGAPIANNRTDFRVDIIPDRLEDEEQVLTQLRQILALDDEDIERIKNDLERNAGFQPVQVAENLDWEQFAAVGVRQPSLPGVAPTRGFARNYPLGAAVGHLVGYVGAASAEQYQEERDPLLVTPGFKLGKDGLEKSLEDRLRGTPGAKRVEVTARGRLVRELATRPDKPGETVKLTIDAGLQEYTARRMADNSGSAVVLDTLTGDVLAMVSVPAYDPNAFSDGISQSEWAMLREDDHIPLMNKVLQGLYPPGSTVKPMHALAILEAGISPNQTVYCGGALQVGRRAFHCHKRGGHGSVNMEAAVAQSCDVYFYSMARELGYDRFATVVSDLGLGKEFDLPFPSQRYGTVPNSAWKKRKYNEDWTVADSVNASIGQGYVLANPMQLAVAAARLAGGRRVVPRLLLDTPHEPAPRLAIPEDHLETVRHSMWAVVNGGGTGGWSARLPLDGIEVSGKTGTAQVRRITAAERRTGVLRDAQLPFRLRDHTLYICFAPAHNPRYAMSVVLEHHGHINPVTDAKVVARDVMTYLFDKRKAIDTLLELEPSWGGDYRTRMAAQTAAFEAARAAPPPQAPGTSGEAAGNAAAGNSAESDQ from the coding sequence ATGAGTCGCGTAACCGAAGCCGCCCAGACCTTCAGCTTCTCGCGCCGTGCCATGCTGCTTGGCGGAGCGCAGGCTGGTGTCGGGCTCCTGCTCGCCGGGCGGATGACCTGGCTCGCGGTGTTCGAGAACGAGCGCTATCGGCTGCTCGCCGAGAGCAATCGGATCAATCTCACGCTGACGCCGCCGCGACGCGGCTGGATCGTCGATCGCAACGGTGCGCCGATCGCGAACAACCGCACCGATTTTCGTGTCGACATCATTCCCGACCGACTGGAGGATGAGGAACAGGTACTGACGCAGCTCCGCCAGATCCTGGCGCTCGATGATGAGGATATCGAGCGGATCAAGAATGATCTGGAGCGCAACGCCGGCTTTCAGCCGGTGCAGGTGGCCGAGAATCTGGACTGGGAGCAGTTCGCTGCGGTGGGTGTGCGCCAGCCGAGCCTGCCCGGCGTCGCCCCCACGCGCGGCTTTGCGCGCAACTACCCGCTCGGCGCCGCCGTCGGCCACCTCGTCGGATATGTCGGCGCCGCTTCGGCCGAGCAGTATCAGGAGGAGCGCGACCCGCTGCTCGTCACTCCCGGCTTCAAGCTCGGCAAGGACGGCCTGGAGAAGTCGCTGGAGGATCGGCTGCGCGGCACGCCGGGCGCCAAGCGCGTCGAAGTCACGGCGCGCGGCCGGCTCGTGCGCGAGCTTGCGACGCGGCCCGACAAGCCGGGCGAGACAGTGAAGCTCACGATCGACGCAGGGCTGCAGGAATATACCGCGCGCCGCATGGCCGACAATTCAGGATCGGCGGTGGTGCTCGACACGCTCACCGGCGACGTCCTCGCGATGGTCTCGGTCCCCGCCTATGATCCGAACGCCTTTTCCGACGGCATCAGCCAGTCCGAATGGGCGATGCTGCGGGAGGACGATCACATCCCGCTGATGAACAAGGTGCTGCAGGGGCTGTATCCGCCGGGGTCGACGGTGAAGCCGATGCACGCGCTGGCAATCCTCGAAGCGGGGATCTCGCCGAACCAGACGGTCTATTGCGGCGGGGCGCTTCAGGTGGGTCGGCGCGCCTTCCACTGCCACAAGCGCGGCGGCCATGGTTCGGTGAACATGGAAGCGGCGGTCGCGCAGAGCTGCGACGTCTATTTCTACAGCATGGCGCGCGAGTTGGGCTACGATCGGTTCGCCACCGTCGTTTCGGACCTCGGGCTGGGCAAGGAATTCGACCTGCCCTTCCCCAGCCAGCGGTACGGCACCGTGCCGAACAGCGCATGGAAAAAGCGCAAGTACAACGAAGACTGGACCGTTGCCGACTCGGTCAATGCCTCGATCGGCCAGGGCTATGTGCTCGCAAACCCGATGCAGCTCGCGGTAGCGGCCGCGCGGCTCGCCGGCGGCAGGCGCGTGGTGCCGCGGCTGCTGCTCGATACGCCGCACGAGCCGGCGCCGCGGCTCGCCATCCCCGAGGATCATCTCGAAACCGTGCGCCACAGCATGTGGGCGGTGGTGAACGGCGGCGGCACCGGCGGCTGGAGCGCACGCCTGCCGCTCGACGGAATCGAAGTCTCGGGCAAGACCGGCACCGCGCAGGTGCGCCGGATCACCGCAGCCGAGCGCCGGACGGGCGTGCTGCGCGACGCGCAGCTGCCGTTCCGGTTGCGCGACCACACGCTCTACATCTGCTTCGCGCCCGCGCATAACCCGCGCTACGCCATGTCGGTGGTTCTCGAGCATCACGGCCACATCAATCCGGTCACTGACGCGAAGGTCGTGGCGCGCGACGTGATGACCTATCTGTTTGACAAGCGGAAAGCGATCGACACGCTGCTCGAACTCGAGCCGAGCTGGGGCGGCGACTATCGCACCCGCATGGCGGCACAGACCGCCGCGTTCGAAGCGGCCCGTGCCGCTCCGCCGCCGCAGGCTCCCGGAACCTCCGGCGAAGCGGCCGGCAACGCCGCTGCCGGCAACTCCGCGGAGAGCGACCAATGA
- the mreD gene encoding rod shape-determining protein MreD: MPLVATFPFLPPFGLLMLLAWRLHRADALRVWAPVPLGFVDDLVSGQPLGSAMLLWTLCFLAIDVLDTRLVWRDFWQDWLMAAGGIGFVLIAGRLLASPFSAHVDTALLMQIIVTTALFPLAYQLALRLDRDSARR; this comes from the coding sequence TTGCCGCTCGTCGCCACCTTTCCGTTTCTGCCTCCGTTCGGGCTGCTGATGCTGCTCGCCTGGCGGCTCCACCGCGCCGATGCGCTGCGCGTCTGGGCGCCGGTGCCGCTCGGCTTCGTTGACGATCTGGTGAGCGGGCAGCCGCTGGGAAGCGCGATGTTGCTGTGGACACTGTGCTTTTTGGCGATAGACGTGCTAGACACACGTCTTGTGTGGCGTGATTTTTGGCAGGACTGGCTCATGGCAGCCGGTGGGATCGGTTTTGTGCTGATCGCCGGACGGCTTCTTGCGTCTCCGTTCAGCGCGCACGTGGACACTGCCCTGCTGATGCAGATCATCGTGACCACCGCGCTGTTCCCGCTCGCCTATCAGCTCGCGTTGCGGCTCGACCGCGATTCCGCGCGACGGTAG
- the rplI gene encoding 50S ribosomal protein L9 produces the protein MDVILLERVEKLGAIGDVVRVKDGFARNYLLPRKKALRANEANRKVFEANRERIEAENAERRTEAQKESKTLEGVSITLIRQASNTGQLYGSVAVRDIVEALNAEGHKVNKAQIVLDKPIKAIGLYEVRVALHPEVSVTVKVNVARSPEEAEMQAQGVDVMAAMFEENRDEAGFTEERDPNLEAGEIARDEPEASDEGETPEA, from the coding sequence ATGGACGTTATTCTGCTGGAACGCGTCGAAAAGCTCGGCGCCATCGGCGACGTGGTTCGGGTGAAGGACGGGTTCGCCCGCAACTACCTGCTGCCGCGCAAGAAGGCGCTGCGCGCCAACGAAGCCAACCGCAAGGTCTTCGAAGCCAATCGCGAGCGGATCGAGGCGGAGAACGCCGAACGCCGCACCGAGGCCCAGAAGGAATCGAAGACGCTCGAGGGCGTTTCGATCACGCTGATCCGTCAGGCGTCGAACACCGGCCAGCTCTACGGTTCGGTGGCGGTCCGCGACATCGTCGAGGCGCTCAACGCCGAAGGCCACAAGGTCAACAAGGCGCAGATCGTCCTCGATAAGCCGATCAAGGCGATCGGCCTGTACGAAGTCCGCGTCGCGCTGCACCCCGAAGTGTCGGTGACCGTCAAGGTCAACGTCGCCCGCTCGCCCGAAGAAGCCGAGATGCAGGCACAGGGCGTCGACGTGATGGCCGCGATGTTCGAGGAAAACCGCGACGAGGCGGGCTTCACCGAGGAGCGCGATCCCAACCTCGAAGCCGGCGAGATCGCTCGCGACGAGCCGGAAGCGAGCGACGAGGGCGAGACGCCCGAAGCCTGA
- a CDS encoding rod shape-determining protein, with translation MLFSRFFKFMSHDMAIDLGTANTVVYLRGRGVVLNEPSVVAVETINGVRKVKAVGDDAKLMMGKTPGTIEAIRPLRDGVIADIDVAEQMIKHFIQKVHGQRRFMRWPQIVICVPSGSTSVERRAIRDAASNAGASQVWLIEEPMAAAIGAEMPVTEPIGSMVVDIGGGTTEVAVLSLRGLAYSTSVRVGGDKMDEAIVSYVRRNHNLLIGEATAERIKQEVGVAKPPADGIGQTIHIKGRDLVNGVPKEIQINQGQIAEALSEPVGTIVEGVRIALENTAPELAADIVDQGIVLTGGGALLSGIDEVLRDETGLPVTVAEDPLTCVALGTGRALEDPVFRGVLLAV, from the coding sequence ATGCTATTCTCCCGCTTCTTCAAATTCATGTCCCACGACATGGCGATCGACCTGGGAACGGCGAATACCGTCGTGTATCTGCGCGGGCGCGGCGTCGTGCTGAACGAACCCTCCGTGGTTGCAGTCGAGACGATCAACGGCGTGCGCAAGGTGAAGGCGGTCGGTGACGACGCCAAGCTGATGATGGGCAAGACCCCCGGCACGATCGAAGCGATCCGGCCGCTGCGCGACGGCGTGATCGCCGACATTGACGTCGCCGAACAGATGATCAAGCACTTCATCCAGAAGGTGCACGGCCAGCGGCGCTTCATGCGCTGGCCCCAGATCGTGATCTGTGTCCCCTCCGGCTCCACTTCGGTCGAGCGCCGCGCGATCCGCGACGCCGCGTCGAACGCGGGCGCGAGCCAGGTGTGGCTGATCGAGGAGCCGATGGCCGCCGCAATCGGCGCCGAAATGCCCGTCACCGAACCGATCGGCAGCATGGTCGTCGACATCGGCGGCGGAACCACCGAAGTCGCCGTGCTCAGCCTGCGCGGTCTCGCCTATTCCACGTCGGTCCGCGTCGGCGGCGACAAGATGGACGAGGCGATCGTCTCTTATGTCCGCCGCAACCACAATCTGCTGATTGGCGAAGCCACTGCCGAGCGGATCAAGCAGGAAGTCGGCGTCGCCAAGCCGCCGGCCGACGGCATCGGCCAGACGATTCACATCAAGGGCCGCGATCTCGTGAACGGCGTGCCCAAGGAAATCCAGATCAACCAGGGCCAGATCGCCGAAGCGCTGAGCGAGCCCGTCGGCACGATCGTCGAAGGCGTGCGCATCGCGCTGGAGAATACCGCGCCCGAGCTGGCGGCCGACATCGTCGATCAAGGCATCGTGCTCACCGGCGGCGGCGCGCTCCTTTCCGGGATCGACGAAGTGCTCCGCGACGAGACCGGCCTTCCGGTCACCGTCGCCGAGGATCCGCTGACCTGTGTCGCACTGGGCACTGGGCGGGCGCTCGAAGATCCGGTATTCCGCGGCGTGCTGCTCGCGGTCTAG
- the rodA gene encoding rod shape-determining protein RodA: protein MSNLGGGFVPAPVAQLPWRIILLVTAIGVFGLLVLYSAAGGSISPWAYPQAVRFVVFLGLAMMMSRLPESVWAMGALPLYGALVLMLVGVELLGAVRGGSQRWLDLGFIRLQPSELMKPVIVLALARFYEILPAGEIRRFGAIWPAALLIGIPAGLVMLQPDLGTALMICASGVTVMFLAGVPLRLFIAGALALAVTIPLAVNFVLHDYQRNRVLTFLDPENDPLGTGYHISQSKIAIGSGGWFGKGFLNGTQSHLDYLPEGHTDFALATMMEEWGLMGGLFLIVAFLLLVRWGINVGLRAQSKFARLASAGMATTIFFYVAINMAMVMGLAPVVGIPLPLVSFGGSALMTVLICVGILMSIDRQNRKVVRW from the coding sequence ATGAGCAACCTAGGGGGCGGCTTCGTCCCTGCGCCGGTCGCGCAGCTGCCGTGGCGGATCATCCTTCTGGTTACTGCGATCGGCGTGTTCGGCCTGCTGGTGCTCTATTCTGCGGCGGGCGGTAGTATCTCGCCCTGGGCCTACCCGCAGGCAGTACGCTTCGTCGTCTTCCTCGGTCTTGCGATGATGATGTCGCGGCTGCCCGAATCGGTCTGGGCGATGGGTGCGCTGCCCCTTTATGGGGCGCTGGTACTCATGCTGGTCGGCGTCGAACTACTGGGTGCCGTGCGTGGCGGCAGCCAAAGATGGCTCGATCTCGGCTTCATCCGGCTGCAGCCTTCGGAGCTGATGAAGCCGGTGATCGTGCTGGCGCTGGCGCGCTTCTATGAAATCCTGCCGGCTGGCGAGATTCGCCGCTTCGGCGCCATCTGGCCGGCGGCATTGCTGATCGGCATCCCGGCGGGCCTCGTCATGCTGCAGCCCGATCTGGGTACCGCACTGATGATCTGCGCGAGTGGCGTGACCGTGATGTTTCTTGCCGGCGTGCCGCTCCGGCTCTTCATCGCCGGCGCTCTCGCCCTCGCAGTGACGATTCCGCTCGCGGTCAATTTCGTGCTGCACGACTATCAGCGGAATCGAGTGCTCACCTTCCTCGATCCGGAAAACGATCCGCTCGGCACCGGCTATCACATCAGCCAGTCGAAGATCGCGATCGGATCGGGCGGGTGGTTCGGCAAGGGCTTTCTCAACGGCACCCAGAGCCATCTCGATTATCTTCCCGAAGGCCATACCGATTTCGCATTGGCGACGATGATGGAAGAATGGGGGCTGATGGGCGGTCTGTTCCTGATCGTCGCCTTCCTGTTGCTCGTCCGCTGGGGGATCAACGTGGGACTGCGGGCGCAGAGCAAGTTCGCGCGTCTCGCCTCCGCAGGGATGGCGACGACGATCTTCTTCTATGTCGCGATCAACATGGCGATGGTGATGGGCCTCGCCCCGGTCGTCGGCATTCCGTTGCCGCTGGTGAGCTTCGGCGGATCGGCCCTTATGACGGTGCTGATCTGCGTGGGAATCCTCATGTCGATCGACCGGCAGAACCGGAAGGTCGTACGCTGGTGA
- the cobA gene encoding uroporphyrinogen-III C-methyltransferase, which produces MPHDDFPVGSVWLVGAGPGDPDLLTRKAMRLIEAADIVYHDALVGPGVLALIPRGVERVSVGKRAGRHSKDQASIDAMLVAAVRRGRRVVRLKGGDPSMFGRSAEEMTALRDAGFLVQVCPGVTAASAAAASAGVSLSLRGLAREVRFVTAHSRNGAALDLDWASLASPGATLAFYMGRGAAGEIAQRLIAAGLDRATPVLIACNVSLANEKRLSTRLDLLDIATRAFADGAPTLILIGEAVRVEDNTPMAAPSGTFAHR; this is translated from the coding sequence ATGCCGCATGACGACTTTCCCGTTGGGAGTGTTTGGCTGGTCGGCGCGGGACCGGGCGACCCCGACCTGCTGACGCGCAAGGCGATGCGGCTGATCGAGGCGGCCGACATCGTTTATCATGATGCGCTGGTCGGGCCGGGCGTGCTCGCGCTGATTCCCCGTGGGGTCGAGCGGGTGAGCGTCGGCAAACGCGCCGGACGGCATTCGAAGGATCAGGCGAGCATCGATGCGATGCTGGTCGCTGCCGTGCGCCGGGGTCGGCGGGTGGTGCGGCTTAAGGGCGGCGATCCGTCGATGTTCGGGCGCTCGGCGGAGGAGATGACCGCGCTGCGCGACGCCGGCTTCCTCGTGCAGGTCTGCCCCGGCGTTACGGCTGCGAGCGCGGCGGCAGCTTCGGCGGGCGTATCGCTGTCGCTGCGCGGTCTGGCACGCGAGGTGCGCTTCGTCACAGCGCACAGCCGCAACGGCGCGGCGCTCGATCTCGACTGGGCATCGCTTGCCAGTCCTGGGGCGACGCTCGCATTCTACATGGGGCGCGGCGCGGCGGGGGAGATCGCGCAGCGCCTGATCGCGGCCGGGCTTGACCGCGCGACTCCGGTGTTGATCGCGTGCAACGTTAGCCTGGCGAACGAAAAGCGGCTGTCGACCCGGCTCGACTTGCTCGACATCGCCACTCGCGCCTTCGCCGACGGGGCGCCCACCCTCATCCTGATCGGTGAGGCGGTGCGCGTCGAAGACAATACGCCGATGGCGGCACCGTCCGGTACCTTCGCGCACAGGTAA